Genomic window (Ictalurus furcatus strain D&B chromosome 26, Billie_1.0, whole genome shotgun sequence):
TACAGAAGGTCATAGGTTTCGTCCCCGGCTTTGCAGAAGCGGTAGACCAGCTGGCCTGGTCGATCGTTGTCAAAGCCGGAGAACTGCACTCGTTTACCAGGCAGTTGCTGGGCAGAAGGACTCACTCCCAGCTTCATGTGTTTGCGCTTGTGAGCCTTCTTGAGTTCCAAGAGAGAGTAATCATAGTCCATGCCAATTTCATTAGCATTGCCCTTTATCCAGCCCTTGGGCACATGGGTGCGCTTGACTCTGATCCATTGGAACTTCATCTTGTTGTCAGTGCTGTTGTTAGATAGTGGGTCCTTTTGCCGTGGCTTCAGAAAACCGACACGCAACCTTTGTGTACCTTTGACATAGTTCTTTCCATCATGGATGCAGTGGGCTGCAGTGAGAACATGCTGGTTACCCACTAGTGTGCCTGAGCATCCGGTGGACAGCTTCACAGCAGTTGAAAAAGGGTAGTTCAGCAGGAAGTCCTGGTCCACAATGCTGAAGCGACCATCATGGCCAAAGATCTGGCGCTTGGTTCTGGAATGCCCCGGCTCAGCAGCAGGGCTCTTCAGCATGTTTGGGTTGAAGCCATAGATTCCTACAACTGTCTCAGTCAGCTGACCATTGGAGTGGAGAGTCTCGTAGGACAGGAAGTGTCGCAGGTCCCAGTAGCTTGGTGTTGGGGCTTCCTTGTGACACTCGGGACCACAGGAAGAGGTCACTTCCAGATGAGCTGGGCCGATGAAACTAGGGGGCGGCCGCTCCTCAGTCTGTTGAGGAAGGACTACAGGCACACGCTGCAAAGGCCACTGGGGCTTCTGATGGGAGCTTGACTGAACATGTAGTAATGGAAGTAGAAGGAACAGGACAGGATGGAGCAAGGATGCCATATTGGTAGAACTGAGGAGACAAATAGGAATGAGAAAATGACCTTTGGTTCCGAGAAGAACACAAGCTTCCCTAATTACTAAATGCTGTCTCATTGTCCTGTTTACATTTATCTCGTCATTTCAGATCAAACGTATATATACAGCACATTCTTTGGCCTCTCTGTCTGCGTTCAGGGGAACTGTTATTAACACTGAATATCAAACTGAAGCACACTAGCTCAAAGTATACCATTTGTTCTGGTCTTGTTCCCGTTTCAGGTG
Coding sequences:
- the LOC128602531 gene encoding serine protease 23 translates to MASLLHPVLFLLLPLLHVQSSSHQKPQWPLQRVPVVLPQQTEERPPPSFIGPAHLEVTSSCGPECHKEAPTPSYWDLRHFLSYETLHSNGQLTETVVGIYGFNPNMLKSPAAEPGHSRTKRQIFGHDGRFSIVDQDFLLNYPFSTAVKLSTGCSGTLVGNQHVLTAAHCIHDGKNYVKGTQRLRVGFLKPRQKDPLSNNSTDNKMKFQWIRVKRTHVPKGWIKGNANEIGMDYDYSLLELKKAHKRKHMKLGVSPSAQQLPGKRVQFSGFDNDRPGQLVYRFCKAGDETYDLLYQHCDAQPGASGSGVYARMWDRRRRRWERKVIGIFSGHQWVDLNGAPQEFNVAVRITPLKYAQICYWIKGNYMDCREG